The following are encoded in a window of Nibricoccus aquaticus genomic DNA:
- a CDS encoding methyl-accepting chemotaxis protein, with product MLSPAASIGSSSEIVATPERISALTATLQERIRGSIQDIGTITLQSRVLSINAQIEAARAGESGKSFAIVGQEMVTFSNRIQSAAKSLEQDSQTLVMELAEISRVLATRVRGTRLSDLALTNIDLIDRNLYERSCDCRWWATDAAMVNALENPGDDQIVNHASERLGVILKAYTVYFDIVLADLDGRIIANGRPADYASVGVEQGEAAWFKTAMATASGDEFGFQSVTESTLVGGERVLVYSCKVCRGGSASAEPVGVLGVIFNWDGLAQKIMHETPIESEKKALTRVCIVDDAGTVLADSEDKILKEKMDLPDCAGIFAKEKTCATLTISGRDCLVAHAKSPGFETYKTGWHSLIIERMK from the coding sequence ATGCTTTCGCCCGCAGCTTCCATCGGATCATCGTCTGAAATCGTCGCGACGCCTGAACGCATCAGCGCGTTAACGGCGACGTTGCAGGAGCGGATTCGTGGCTCAATCCAAGATATCGGGACGATCACGCTGCAATCGCGCGTGCTCTCGATCAATGCTCAGATAGAGGCGGCGCGTGCGGGCGAGAGTGGAAAGTCGTTCGCGATCGTGGGGCAGGAGATGGTGACATTTTCCAATCGGATACAGTCGGCGGCGAAGTCGCTGGAGCAGGATTCGCAGACGCTGGTGATGGAACTGGCGGAGATCAGCCGGGTACTGGCGACGCGGGTACGCGGGACGCGGCTGAGCGATCTGGCGCTGACGAATATCGATCTTATCGATCGCAATCTTTATGAGCGTTCGTGCGATTGCCGCTGGTGGGCGACGGATGCTGCGATGGTGAATGCGTTGGAAAATCCCGGCGACGACCAGATCGTGAACCATGCGTCGGAGCGGCTGGGGGTGATCTTGAAAGCGTACACGGTTTACTTCGATATCGTGCTGGCGGATCTGGACGGGCGCATCATTGCGAACGGGCGGCCGGCGGATTATGCATCGGTCGGCGTGGAGCAGGGCGAGGCCGCGTGGTTCAAGACCGCGATGGCGACGGCGAGCGGGGACGAGTTTGGTTTTCAGAGTGTGACTGAGTCGACGCTCGTGGGGGGGGAGCGCGTACTGGTTTACTCGTGCAAGGTGTGCCGGGGCGGGAGCGCAAGCGCGGAGCCGGTGGGCGTGCTCGGCGTGATTTTTAATTGGGACGGGCTCGCGCAAAAAATCATGCATGAGACGCCGATCGAGTCGGAGAAGAAGGCGCTGACGCGGGTATGCATCGTCGATGATGCGGGCACGGTGCTGGCGGATTCAGAGGATAAAATTTTGAAGGAGAAGATGGATCTACCGGATTGCGCGGGAATTTTTGCAAAGGAGAAAACGTGCGCGACGCTGACGATCAGCGGGCGGGATTGTCTTGTGGCTCATGCGAAGTCTCCGGGGTTTGAGACTTATAAGACCGGCTGGCATTCGCTGATTATTGAGCGGATGAAGTGA
- a CDS encoding chloride channel protein — MPPQARAITATVIFGLAAGLIAVAFHLAIHVIYAHGIEALSHQSTTWFLVGSFLLVGVTSGISGWLLTAFCIEAAGSGIPQVKLAFWRDFGLIPWRVVWVKFIGGALSVGGGSSLGREGPSVQLASALASNVAGALGTPKHMRRTATAAGAAAGLAAAFNTPIAAVTFVLEEIIGDLNSRMLGSVLLASVLGALVAHGLLGAQPAFTLHSVGNAHWAGYVLTPLVAAVATLAGCWFQKMALGLRLINKRPQRLPAWSRVMLGGIFVWAVGAAVFLGTGHLGVFSLGYDDLSTALNGGMLWQIAALLLAAKLVATAVCYGLGGCGGVFAPTLFFGGMAGAAISALAALVLPLTAGDHVMLAVVGMCACLGGVVRAPVTGILIVFEMTHEFALVPALIIGALISQAISRRVTPHNFYEEVLAQDGQHVERIVPPRSLRTWMELPVARIANFSPVTITELVPEKLRTFLATHRHDQFPVVIEGKLVGVLSRRACEEALAGGRAPTPQNATICTAETTLRQVQTLMIESAGQLVVVVDQSGVEARVIGLLTLHDILRAEMVFAREQED, encoded by the coding sequence TTGCCACCGCAAGCCCGTGCGATCACGGCGACGGTGATTTTCGGTCTGGCGGCCGGATTGATCGCGGTGGCGTTTCATCTGGCGATCCACGTAATCTACGCGCACGGGATTGAGGCGCTGAGCCATCAATCGACCACGTGGTTTCTGGTGGGGAGCTTTTTGTTGGTGGGGGTGACCTCGGGTATTTCCGGCTGGTTGCTGACGGCGTTCTGCATCGAGGCGGCGGGCAGTGGGATTCCCCAAGTGAAACTGGCGTTCTGGCGAGATTTTGGACTGATCCCGTGGCGGGTGGTGTGGGTGAAATTTATCGGAGGCGCGCTCAGCGTTGGCGGTGGCAGCAGTTTGGGGCGTGAAGGTCCATCGGTGCAGCTGGCGAGTGCGCTGGCGTCGAATGTGGCGGGTGCGTTGGGAACGCCGAAACATATGCGACGGACGGCAACGGCGGCGGGCGCGGCGGCAGGGCTGGCGGCGGCGTTTAACACGCCGATCGCAGCGGTGACGTTTGTACTGGAGGAGATCATTGGCGATCTGAACAGCCGGATGCTCGGCAGTGTATTGCTGGCATCGGTGCTGGGCGCGCTGGTGGCGCATGGGTTGTTGGGCGCGCAACCGGCGTTTACGCTGCACAGCGTCGGCAATGCGCATTGGGCGGGCTATGTGCTGACGCCGCTCGTGGCGGCGGTGGCGACTTTGGCAGGCTGCTGGTTTCAGAAAATGGCGCTAGGGCTACGGCTGATCAACAAGCGCCCGCAGCGTTTGCCGGCGTGGTCGCGGGTGATGCTGGGTGGGATTTTTGTGTGGGCGGTGGGCGCGGCGGTGTTTCTGGGGACGGGGCATCTCGGCGTATTCAGTCTGGGCTATGACGATCTCTCGACGGCGTTGAACGGTGGGATGCTCTGGCAGATCGCAGCGTTGTTGCTAGCCGCGAAACTGGTGGCGACGGCGGTGTGCTATGGGCTGGGCGGATGCGGCGGCGTGTTTGCACCGACGTTATTTTTTGGTGGCATGGCGGGAGCGGCAATTTCAGCGCTGGCGGCGTTGGTGCTACCGCTGACGGCGGGGGATCACGTGATGCTCGCGGTGGTCGGCATGTGCGCGTGTCTGGGCGGAGTGGTGCGTGCGCCGGTGACGGGCATCTTAATCGTGTTCGAGATGACGCATGAATTCGCGCTGGTGCCGGCGCTGATCATTGGCGCGTTGATCTCGCAGGCGATCAGCCGGCGGGTGACGCCGCATAATTTCTACGAGGAAGTACTCGCCCAGGACGGGCAGCACGTGGAGCGGATCGTGCCGCCACGGAGTCTGCGGACATGGATGGAACTGCCGGTGGCGCGGATCGCGAATTTCTCGCCGGTGACGATCACCGAGCTGGTGCCAGAGAAGTTGAGAACGTTTCTGGCGACGCACAGGCACGATCAGTTTCCGGTGGTGATCGAAGGGAAACTCGTAGGTGTGTTGAGTCGCCGCGCCTGCGAAGAGGCGCTGGCTGGCGGGCGGGCGCCGACGCCGCAAAACGCGACGATCTGCACAGCGGAGACGACATTGAGGCAGGTGCAGACACTGATGATCGAGTCGGCGGGGCAGCTAGTGGTGGTGGTCGATCAGTCCGGCGTGGAGGCGCGGGTGATCGGGTTGCTGACGCTGCACGACATCCTGCGGGCGGAGATGGTGTTTGCGCGGGAGCAGGAGGATTGA
- a CDS encoding glutathione S-transferase family protein, protein MSVHAKPQFAAEQQSNGAFQRQQDAFRHWIVADPTARFSAERDRYHLYVSLACPWAHRTLIARHVKCLEDVIGLTVVDPERDDRGWRFTDGPGHTIDPVNGFKFLSEAYRATDATFQGRFTVPVLWDKKTRQIVNNSEDDLCRMFNDVFAAISRCDVNLFPIEIETEHAKLAAFIYERINNGVYEAGFATSQTEYERAARALFTALDDLEIRLATQRYLFGPRIVEADWRLFCTLIRFDAVYHGHFKCNLRRIVDYHHLHGYLRDLYQQPGIAGTVNLDHIKRHYYATHTEINPTGIVPLGPLLDLNAPHGREKLA, encoded by the coding sequence ATGTCGGTCCATGCCAAACCCCAATTCGCCGCCGAACAACAATCCAACGGCGCCTTCCAACGCCAGCAAGACGCCTTCCGCCACTGGATCGTCGCCGACCCCACCGCCCGCTTCAGCGCCGAACGCGACCGCTACCACCTCTACGTCTCCCTCGCCTGCCCCTGGGCACACCGCACGCTCATCGCCCGCCACGTCAAATGCCTCGAAGACGTCATCGGCCTCACCGTCGTCGACCCCGAACGCGACGACCGCGGCTGGCGCTTCACCGACGGCCCGGGTCACACCATCGATCCGGTCAACGGTTTCAAATTCCTCAGCGAAGCCTACCGCGCGACCGACGCCACATTCCAAGGCCGCTTCACCGTCCCCGTGCTCTGGGACAAAAAGACCAGGCAGATCGTCAACAACTCCGAAGACGACCTCTGCCGCATGTTCAACGACGTCTTCGCCGCCATCAGCCGCTGCGACGTGAACCTCTTCCCCATCGAGATCGAAACCGAGCACGCGAAACTCGCCGCCTTCATCTACGAACGCATCAACAACGGCGTCTACGAAGCCGGTTTCGCGACCTCACAAACCGAATACGAACGCGCCGCCCGTGCGCTCTTCACTGCGCTCGACGATCTCGAAATTCGCCTCGCCACCCAGCGCTACCTCTTCGGCCCGCGCATCGTCGAAGCCGACTGGCGCCTCTTCTGCACACTCATCCGTTTCGACGCCGTCTACCACGGCCACTTCAAGTGCAACCTCCGCCGCATCGTGGATTACCACCACCTCCACGGCTACCTCCGCGACCTCTACCAGCAGCCCGGCATCGCCGGCACCGTGAACCTCGATCACATCAAGCGGCACTACTACGCGACGCACACCGAGATCAACCCGACAGGCATCGTCCCCCTAGGCCCGCTACTCGATCTCAACGCCCCTCACGGCCGCGAAAAACTCGCCTGA
- a CDS encoding glycoside hydrolase family 5 protein, producing the protein MPLPRSLLAVLLTLLSPLLLSTTHAAAPKPIAAAGPVTFKRGVNVSHWLSQNYDERPYAANWFTEEDVAWIARQGFDHIRFPVDGRLWQTADGALDESKIAPFVRALRWSCEHDLGAILDMHFLPGADFNAAVQENAVFTDEKLQLSVAAFWEKLAARFKDEGDYLRFEILNEPVAKENAQLNSFNARMLAAIRASNPTRIVYLTSNRWSAFHTVTDVILPDDPHIALTLHFYEPFIFTHQRASWVQLPADMPLIKFPGRVPDLSKTTIPADHFVQKSSNTELTAAEIDTAFATVAAWAATHLKGRELYIGEFGAYDVADADSRRNYVKAVTTAAERHAWSWAVWDYQGGFAIRSPEGKPTPILEGLLIR; encoded by the coding sequence ATGCCCCTCCCCCGAAGCCTCCTCGCCGTATTACTCACCCTGCTCTCTCCGTTGCTACTCTCCACCACCCACGCCGCCGCCCCCAAACCCATCGCCGCCGCCGGCCCCGTCACCTTCAAACGCGGCGTCAACGTCAGCCACTGGCTCTCCCAAAACTACGACGAACGCCCCTACGCCGCCAACTGGTTCACCGAGGAAGACGTCGCTTGGATCGCCCGCCAAGGCTTCGACCACATCCGCTTCCCCGTCGATGGACGCCTCTGGCAGACCGCCGACGGAGCGCTCGACGAATCTAAAATCGCCCCCTTCGTCCGCGCCCTCCGCTGGTCCTGCGAACACGACCTCGGCGCCATCCTCGACATGCACTTCCTCCCCGGCGCCGACTTCAACGCCGCCGTCCAGGAAAACGCCGTCTTCACCGACGAAAAACTCCAGCTCTCCGTCGCCGCCTTCTGGGAAAAACTCGCCGCCCGCTTCAAAGACGAGGGCGACTACCTCCGCTTCGAAATCCTCAACGAACCCGTCGCCAAGGAAAACGCCCAGCTCAATTCCTTCAACGCCCGCATGCTCGCCGCCATCCGCGCGAGCAACCCCACCCGCATCGTCTACCTCACCTCCAACCGCTGGAGCGCCTTCCACACCGTCACCGACGTCATCCTCCCCGACGATCCGCACATCGCCCTCACGCTCCACTTCTACGAACCCTTCATCTTCACCCACCAACGCGCCAGCTGGGTCCAACTCCCCGCCGACATGCCTCTGATCAAATTCCCCGGCCGCGTCCCCGACCTCTCCAAGACAACCATCCCCGCCGATCACTTCGTCCAAAAAAGTTCCAACACCGAACTCACCGCCGCCGAGATCGACACCGCCTTCGCCACCGTCGCCGCCTGGGCTGCCACGCACCTCAAAGGCCGCGAACTCTACATCGGCGAATTCGGCGCCTACGACGTCGCCGACGCGGATTCACGCCGCAACTACGTCAAAGCCGTCACCACCGCCGCCGAACGCCACGCCTGGAGCTGGGCCGTCTGGGATTACCAAGGCGGCTTCGCCATCCGCTCGCCCGAAGGCAAACCCACCCCCATCCTCGAAGGCCTTCTGATCCGGTAA
- a CDS encoding glycoside hydrolase family 97 protein → MNYPMIGRGVLRCMLVWLAVLSGAGSGRAQEMTAGVVQSPSGELVVRVSLTARGELRYAVARAGQAVLGESRLGVVRDDADFSSGLRMLEQTKTRKVSDNYELLTAKRRVNEYRANQTIFRVAAKSGERMDVIFQVSNDGVAFRYFFPAANGKKAGEGEKRTITEEVTTFKFSTEARAWLQAMSVAKTGWKETNPSYEEYYQKEIPVGTASPLGAGWVYPALFRTGETWVLLSETGLGRGYAGTRLRSESRDGEYAVGFPDGRERFQGGAVKPESVLPWTTPWRVIVIGDLATVTESMLGVDLADKPKVMTAEVKAEIVPGKAAWSWPLLGDKETNFEVQKRFIDYAAEMTWRYCLIDALWDTQIGYERVKELVDYAATKGVKVLLWYNSGGDWNGAPQTPRDRMLTRESRAEEFARLKAMGVAGMKIDFFGGDGQSQIEYYLDILEEAAPFGFLINFHGCTLPRGWQRTYPHLMTMESIRGLEFITFEQANADQGPTHAAMLPFTRNVFDPMDFTPVVLDRINKIERRTSSAFELALSVLFTSGIQHYAEIPEGMAKAPEYVRAFLRKVPSVWDEVKFVDGYPGKFVVMARQGEGRWYVAGINAEATEKRVELDLSRLKLGRSAKGVLIEDGAEGGNLSFARREVSVKRGEKVEVTIKPNGGFVIVLE, encoded by the coding sequence ATGAATTACCCCATGATCGGTCGAGGTGTGTTGCGGTGCATGCTGGTGTGGCTGGCGGTGTTGAGTGGTGCGGGGTCGGGCCGGGCGCAGGAGATGACGGCGGGCGTGGTGCAGAGTCCGAGTGGGGAACTGGTGGTGCGGGTGTCGCTGACTGCGCGGGGGGAACTGCGCTACGCGGTGGCGCGGGCGGGGCAGGCGGTGCTCGGGGAGTCGAGGCTCGGAGTGGTGCGTGACGATGCGGATTTTTCGAGCGGGCTGCGGATGCTGGAGCAGACGAAGACGCGGAAGGTGTCGGACAACTATGAGCTGCTCACGGCGAAGCGGCGGGTGAATGAGTATCGGGCTAACCAGACAATTTTCCGGGTGGCGGCGAAGAGCGGGGAGCGGATGGACGTGATTTTCCAGGTGTCGAATGACGGGGTGGCGTTCCGGTATTTTTTCCCTGCGGCGAATGGCAAGAAAGCGGGAGAGGGGGAGAAGCGGACGATCACGGAGGAAGTGACGACGTTTAAGTTTTCGACGGAGGCGCGGGCGTGGTTGCAGGCGATGTCGGTCGCGAAGACGGGGTGGAAGGAGACGAATCCTTCTTATGAGGAGTATTATCAGAAGGAGATTCCGGTGGGGACGGCGTCGCCGCTGGGGGCGGGGTGGGTTTATCCGGCGTTGTTTCGCACGGGAGAGACGTGGGTCTTGCTGAGCGAGACGGGACTGGGACGTGGTTACGCGGGAACGCGGCTGCGGTCGGAGTCGCGGGATGGCGAATACGCGGTGGGGTTTCCGGATGGACGGGAGCGGTTTCAGGGCGGGGCGGTGAAACCGGAGTCGGTGCTGCCGTGGACCACGCCGTGGCGTGTGATCGTGATCGGGGATCTGGCGACGGTGACGGAGTCGATGCTGGGGGTGGATCTGGCGGATAAGCCGAAGGTGATGACGGCGGAGGTGAAGGCGGAGATCGTGCCGGGGAAGGCGGCGTGGAGCTGGCCGCTGCTGGGCGACAAGGAGACGAACTTTGAGGTGCAGAAGCGGTTCATCGATTATGCGGCGGAGATGACGTGGCGGTACTGCCTGATCGACGCGTTGTGGGATACGCAGATCGGCTATGAGCGGGTGAAGGAACTCGTCGATTACGCGGCGACGAAGGGGGTGAAGGTGCTGCTGTGGTACAACTCGGGTGGCGACTGGAACGGTGCGCCGCAGACGCCGCGCGACCGGATGCTGACGCGGGAGAGCCGGGCGGAGGAGTTCGCGCGGTTGAAAGCGATGGGTGTGGCGGGGATGAAGATCGATTTCTTCGGCGGGGACGGGCAGTCGCAGATCGAGTATTACCTGGATATTTTGGAGGAGGCGGCGCCGTTTGGGTTTTTGATTAATTTTCACGGCTGCACGCTTCCGCGGGGGTGGCAGCGGACTTATCCGCACTTGATGACGATGGAGTCGATTCGCGGATTGGAGTTCATCACGTTCGAGCAGGCGAATGCGGATCAGGGGCCGACGCACGCGGCGATGCTGCCGTTTACGCGGAATGTTTTCGATCCGATGGATTTCACGCCTGTGGTGCTGGATCGCATCAACAAGATCGAGCGGCGGACGAGCAGTGCGTTCGAGCTGGCGCTGTCGGTGCTGTTCACGTCGGGAATCCAGCACTACGCGGAGATTCCCGAGGGGATGGCGAAGGCGCCGGAGTACGTGCGGGCGTTTTTGCGGAAGGTGCCGAGTGTGTGGGACGAGGTGAAGTTTGTGGACGGTTATCCGGGGAAGTTCGTGGTGATGGCGCGTCAGGGTGAGGGGCGCTGGTACGTGGCGGGGATCAATGCGGAGGCGACGGAGAAGCGCGTGGAGTTGGATTTGAGCCGGTTGAAACTGGGGCGCAGCGCGAAGGGCGTGTTGATCGAGGATGGCGCGGAGGGAGGGAATCTGTCGTTCGCGCGGCGCGAAGTGAGTGTGAAGCGCGGGGAGAAGGTGGAGGTGACGATCAAGCCGAACGGTGGATTCGTGATCGTGTTGGAGTGA
- a CDS encoding GNAT family N-acetyltransferase encodes MSDDAPNVFTWIEAGAADEDTVLSLMRAFYAEERLVFSEVEARVAVRELLARPELGRVFLLSESQGGEGSRAAYGHLVLTFGFSLEFRGRFVLLDEVFVGAELRGKGFGKEAVEFAATWARTQGVAALRLEVNRANGHAREVYLRRGFGDDRRDLMTRWVGRGK; translated from the coding sequence ATGAGTGATGATGCGCCGAATGTGTTTACGTGGATCGAGGCCGGGGCGGCGGATGAAGACACCGTCCTGTCGTTGATGCGGGCGTTTTATGCGGAAGAGCGGCTGGTGTTTTCGGAGGTGGAGGCTCGTGTGGCAGTGAGGGAGTTGCTGGCGCGGCCGGAGTTGGGGCGGGTGTTCTTATTGAGTGAGTCGCAGGGCGGCGAGGGTTCGAGGGCCGCGTATGGGCATTTGGTGCTGACGTTTGGGTTCAGCCTGGAGTTTCGCGGTCGGTTTGTGCTGCTCGATGAAGTGTTTGTCGGAGCGGAGCTACGCGGGAAGGGATTTGGAAAGGAGGCGGTCGAGTTCGCGGCGACGTGGGCGAGGACGCAGGGAGTGGCGGCGTTGCGGCTGGAGGTTAATCGTGCGAACGGACACGCGCGGGAGGTCTACTTGCGGCGTGGGTTTGGGGACGACCGGCGCGATTTGATGACGCGGTGGGTGGGGCGGGGAAAGTAG
- the proB gene encoding glutamate 5-kinase, with product MITRTQPKRIVVKLGTGVLTHGIGQLDTARIESLCAQLAALHKAGTEVIVVSSGAVGLGMGRLGLTKKPKEVTKKQACAAVGQSLLMQTWQRGFDPHGINVAQVLLTHEDLRERDRHLSIKSVLNQLVSYGTIPIINENDTVSAAEINALLKFGDNDTLGAMVAGLIEAQHLVILSTAPGLIDMKGTKEIVPVVEKITPEIEAMAGGTTSETATGGMISKISAAKLAVRSGCGVFIASGAEPEILPRLFSGTGPGTFFVPSGIPMESKKRWLAYYQRPSATIFVNACAVPVLREQGRSLLAVGITGVKGTFAPGDIVNIAFDGTGESTLAKHTTFARGKVAYSSAEVTAIAGQHGDEVRARFPSRKRLDVIHRDDLALL from the coding sequence TTGATTACTCGCACCCAGCCCAAGCGTATCGTCGTCAAACTAGGCACCGGCGTCCTCACCCACGGCATCGGCCAATTGGATACCGCGCGCATCGAGAGTCTCTGCGCCCAGCTCGCCGCGCTGCACAAAGCCGGTACTGAGGTCATCGTCGTTTCCTCCGGCGCCGTCGGTCTCGGCATGGGCCGACTCGGCCTCACGAAAAAGCCCAAAGAGGTCACCAAGAAACAAGCCTGCGCCGCCGTCGGCCAGAGCCTGCTCATGCAAACCTGGCAGCGCGGCTTCGATCCCCACGGCATCAACGTCGCCCAGGTTCTCCTCACCCACGAAGACCTCCGCGAACGCGACCGCCACCTCAGCATCAAGTCCGTCCTCAACCAGCTCGTTTCTTACGGCACGATCCCGATCATCAACGAAAACGACACCGTCAGCGCCGCCGAGATCAATGCTCTCCTCAAGTTCGGCGACAACGACACCCTCGGCGCCATGGTCGCCGGCCTGATCGAGGCGCAGCACCTCGTCATCCTCTCCACCGCTCCCGGCCTCATCGACATGAAGGGCACGAAGGAAATCGTCCCCGTCGTCGAAAAAATCACGCCCGAGATCGAGGCCATGGCCGGTGGCACCACGAGCGAAACCGCCACCGGCGGCATGATCTCAAAAATCTCCGCCGCCAAACTCGCCGTCCGCTCCGGCTGCGGTGTCTTCATCGCCAGCGGCGCCGAGCCCGAAATCCTTCCCCGTCTCTTCTCCGGCACCGGCCCCGGCACGTTCTTCGTTCCCTCCGGCATTCCGATGGAATCGAAAAAACGCTGGCTCGCTTACTACCAGCGCCCATCCGCCACCATCTTCGTCAACGCCTGCGCCGTCCCCGTCCTCCGCGAACAAGGCCGCAGCCTCCTCGCCGTCGGCATCACCGGCGTCAAAGGCACCTTCGCCCCCGGCGACATCGTCAACATCGCCTTCGACGGCACCGGCGAAAGCACCCTCGCGAAACACACCACCTTCGCCCGCGGCAAAGTCGCTTATTCAAGCGCCGAAGTCACCGCCATTGCCGGCCAGCACGGCGACGAAGTCCGCGCCCGCTTCCCCTCCCGCAAGCGCCTCGACGTCATCCACCGCGACGACCTCGCCCTCTTGTAA
- the frr gene encoding ribosome recycling factor, which produces MSHPALTEMQAKMKKALDYTLHEFSSIHTGKASPVMVESVMVEAYGSMQQLKACAAITTPDARLIQIQPWDKGITQAIVKAIQMANLGLNPTVDGANVRIPLPELSRERRQDFVKVANRMAEEGRVHIRNVRRDTMDALKKAQKDGKISEDELKRYEKEAQTATDKTIKDIGDHLAKKEKELLNV; this is translated from the coding sequence ATGTCCCATCCCGCCCTCACCGAAATGCAGGCCAAGATGAAAAAGGCCCTCGACTACACCCTGCACGAATTCAGCAGCATCCACACCGGCAAAGCCTCCCCCGTCATGGTCGAGAGCGTCATGGTCGAAGCCTACGGCTCCATGCAGCAGCTCAAAGCCTGCGCCGCCATCACCACGCCCGACGCCCGCCTCATCCAGATCCAGCCCTGGGATAAAGGCATCACCCAGGCCATCGTGAAAGCCATCCAGATGGCCAACCTCGGCCTCAATCCCACCGTCGACGGCGCCAACGTCCGCATCCCACTCCCCGAGCTCTCCCGCGAACGTCGGCAGGACTTCGTGAAGGTCGCCAACCGCATGGCCGAAGAAGGCCGCGTCCACATCCGCAACGTCCGCCGCGATACCATGGACGCCCTCAAGAAAGCCCAGAAGGACGGCAAAATCTCCGAAGACGAACTCAAGCGCTACGAAAAAGAAGCCCAGACCGCGACCGACAAAACCATCAAGGACATCGGCGACCACCTCGCCAAAAAAGAAAAAGAACTCCTCAACGTCTGA
- the pyrH gene encoding UMP kinase translates to MSHALPIHPAVKYKRIVLKLSGEVLRGAKSGEAIDGAILEKVCSQVKEIHELGVQIGLVIGGGNIFRGSLGEKRGVDRTTGDYMGMLSTVINALALMDCLEKMGVTTRVQSAIPMNQIAEPFILRRAIRHLEKGRVVIFAAGTGNPYFSTDTTAALRASEMHADIIMKATKVDGIYDKDPKKHADAVKYESLTFIDALKGRLNVMDSTAFSLCLDNNVPILVFDLNDEHSIRKAVLGEKVGTLVHS, encoded by the coding sequence ATGAGTCACGCCCTGCCCATCCATCCGGCGGTTAAATACAAGCGCATCGTCCTCAAACTGAGCGGCGAAGTGCTTCGAGGCGCTAAATCCGGCGAAGCCATCGACGGAGCCATCCTCGAAAAGGTCTGCTCTCAGGTAAAAGAGATCCACGAGCTCGGCGTTCAGATCGGCCTTGTCATCGGCGGCGGCAACATCTTCCGCGGCTCGCTCGGCGAGAAACGCGGCGTCGACCGCACCACCGGCGACTACATGGGCATGCTCTCCACCGTCATCAACGCCCTCGCACTGATGGATTGCCTCGAAAAAATGGGCGTCACCACCCGCGTCCAAAGCGCCATCCCGATGAACCAGATCGCCGAGCCGTTCATCCTCCGCCGCGCCATCCGCCACCTCGAAAAAGGCCGCGTCGTCATCTTCGCCGCAGGCACCGGCAACCCCTATTTCTCGACCGACACCACCGCCGCCCTCCGCGCCTCCGAGATGCACGCCGACATCATCATGAAGGCCACCAAGGTGGACGGCATCTACGACAAGGACCCCAAGAAGCACGCCGACGCCGTGAAGTACGAGAGCCTCACCTTCATCGACGCCCTCAAAGGCCGCCTCAACGTCATGGACTCGACTGCGTTCTCTCTCTGTCTGGACAACAACGTCCCCATCCTCGTGTTCGACCTCAACGACGAGCACTCCATCCGCAAAGCCGTCCTCGGCGAAAAAGTCGGCACCCTCGTCCACAGCTGA
- a CDS encoding DUF883 family protein — protein METHFPNLDENYHSVRKRLMADLGVVAMDAEALLQATADNVTAEARVARTHLAAALEKAKTTYAEFEAHSIAVAKKTDAAIRANPYKSTGIAVGVGVVLGILLARK, from the coding sequence ATGGAAACACACTTCCCTAACCTCGACGAAAACTACCACAGCGTCCGCAAGCGCCTCATGGCCGATCTAGGCGTCGTCGCGATGGACGCCGAAGCCCTGCTCCAGGCCACCGCCGACAACGTCACCGCCGAGGCCCGCGTCGCCCGCACGCATCTCGCCGCCGCGCTCGAAAAGGCCAAAACCACCTACGCCGAATTCGAAGCCCACAGCATCGCCGTCGCCAAAAAAACCGACGCCGCCATCCGGGCCAACCCCTACAAATCCACAGGCATCGCGGTAGGCGTCGGCGTCGTTCTCGGCATTTTGCTCGCTCGCAAATAA